The Kocuria flava nucleotide sequence CGAGGAGGTCTGGGTCCAGCCGGCCTCCGGCGACTCCGGCACCGCCCTGGGCGCCGCCCTGCACCTGGCCCAGGAGGCCGGGGAGCTCGGCGCCCCGCAGCCCACCGCCGCCCTCGGGCGCAGCTGGTCCGACGACGAGCTGGCGCGGTGGCTGACCACCGCCCAGGTGCCCTTCACCACCCCCGAGGACCTCGCCGGGGAGGTCGCCGACGTCCTGGCCGACAACGGCGTGGTCGCCTGGTTCGACGGCCGCAGCGAGTTCGGCCCCCGGGCCCTGGGCCGCCGGTCCCTGATCGCCAACCCGATGCACGCCGAGAACCTCGAGCGGCTCAACGACGTCAAGGGCCGCGAGCAGTTCCGGCCCGTGGCCCCCATGGTCCTCGCCGAGCGCGCCGAGGAGATCTTCAGCGGCGGGCCGATGCCCAGCCCCTTCATGCTCTTCGTCCACGACGTCGCCCCCGAGTGGCGGGAGCGGATCCCCACCGTCACCCACGTGGACGGCACCGCCCGCATCCAGACCGTCACGGACGCGGACAACGCCGGGATCGCGGCCCTGCTGCGGGCCTTCGACGAGCGCACCGGCGTTCCCGTCGTCGTCAACACCTCCCTGAACACCGCCGGCCGGCCCATGGTCGACGACCCCCGCGACGCCCTCGAGCTCTTCGGCTCCGCCCCGGTCGCCGCCCTCGTGCTCGGCCCGCACCTCGTGCGCCGCGCCGCGTTCTTCCAGGAGGCCCGATGACCGCGGCCGCCGGCGGCACCCCCGCACCCGCCTCCTACGCCGTCGTCATCCCCTCGGTCGGCCGGCCCACGCTGCAGTGGCTGCTGGACACCCTCTCCGCCCAGGACGTCGACGCCGCCCACCCCGGCCCGCTGGAGGTCGTCGTCGTCGACGACCGGCCCGGGGACGTGGCACCGCTGACCCCGGCCGTCCCGGAGACCGTCGCCTGGAGCGTGCGCACCGTGCGCGGCCACGGCCGCGGGCCCGCCGCCGCCCGCAACCGCGGCTGGCGTGCCGCCCGCCGCTCGGGCGCCGAGTGGATCGCGTTCCTCGACGACGACGTCGAGCTGCCCGCCGGCTGGGCCCGGGCGCTCGCCGAGGACCTCGCCGCGTGCGGGCCCCGGGTCGGGGCGACCCAGGGCCGGATCGACGTCCCGCTGCCGGGCACCCGCCGGCCCACCGACTGGGAGCGCAACACCGCCTCCCTCGAGCGCGCCGACTGGGCCACCGCCGACATGGCCTACCGGGTCGCCACCCTCGAGGCGGTCGACGGCTTCGACGAGCGCTTCCCGCGCGCCTACCGGGAGGACGCCGACCTCGCCCTGCGCGTGCGCCGGGCCGGCTGGGAGCTCGTGCGCGGGCAGCGGCGGATCACCCACCCCGTGCGCCCGGCCGACGACCTCGTGTCCCTGCGCGTGCAGGCCGGCAACGCCGACGACGCCCTCATGCGCCGGCTGCACGGGCCGGACTGGCGCACCGCCGCCCAGGCGCCCCCCGGGGGCTTCCGGTGGCACGTCGCGACCGTCGCCGCCCTGGGCACGGCCGCCGCCGGGGCCGGCACCGCCCTCGCCGCCGCGGCCGCGGGCCGGCGGGGCGCGGTGCGCCCGGCCCTGACGGCCGCCGCGGCCGGCGCGGCCGCGTGGGGGTGGCTCACCGGCCGGTTCCTGCTGCTGCGCACCGCGCCCGGGCCCCGCCCCGGGGACGACGGGTTCCTGCCCGAGCTCTCCCGCATGGCGCGCACGAGCGCGGCGATCCCGCCGGCCGCCGTGCGCCACCGGGTGAGCGGCTGGTGGCGCCACCGCCGCACCGGGCCGTGGCCCGTGCCGGTGCGCGCGGTGCTCTTCGACCGGGACGGCACGCTCGTCCACGACGTGCCCTACAACGGCGACCCGGAGCTCGTGGCGCTCGTGCCCGGGGCCCGGGAGGCCGTGGCCGCCGCCCGCGCCGCCGGGTGCCGGGTCGGGGTGGTCTCCAACCAGTCCGGGATCGGCCGGGGGCTGCTCACCCGCGCCCAGGTCGACGCCGTCAACGCCCGCGTCGCCGAGCTGCTGGGCCCCTTCGACACCTGGCAGGTCTGCCCCCACGCCCCGGAGGACCGGTGCGCGTGCCGCAAGCCGGCCCCCGGCATGGTCCGCGCCGCCGCCGCCGAGCTGGGCGTGGACCCCGCCGAGTGCGTGCTGATCGGCGACATCGGCGCCGACGTCGAGGCGGCCCGGGCCGCCGGCGCCCGCTCCGTGCTGGTGCCCACCCCGGTCACCCGCCCCGAGGAGGTCGCCGCCGCCCCCGAGGTCGCCGCGACCCTGACCGAGGCCGTGGCCGCCGCCCTGGGCGGGCCCGCCCCCGGTGCCCACGGCGCGGCCGCGCCGGGCCTCGAGGTCCCCGCCCCGGCGGGCCGGGGCTGAGCGTGGGCCGCATCCTCGCCGTCCGCCTCGACTCGGACGGGGACGTCCTGCTGACCGGCCCCGCCGTGCGGGCCCTGGCCCGCCTCGGCCCGGTGGACCTGCTGGCCTCCCCGGCCGGGGCCGCCGCGGCCCGGCTGCTGCCGGACGTGGCCGAGGTGCTGGTCCACGCCGCGCCGTGGTCCGGGTTCCGCCCGCCGGCCGTGGACCGGGAGGCCACCCTCGCGCTCGTCGAGGAGCTCGCCGGGCGCGGCTACGACCTCGCCGTGGTGTTCACCTCCTACCACCAGTCCCCGCTGCCGATGGCCCTGCTCGCCCGCCTGGCCGGCATCGGCCGGGTCGTGGGCACGAGCGAGGACTACCCCGGGTCGCTGCTCGACGTCCGCCACCGCCGGGCCGACCCGCCCGGCGGCGGCCACGAGGTGGAGGCCGCCGTGGAGCTGGCCGTCGCCGCCGGCGCTCCCGCGCCGGCCGGGGCCGGGCTGCGCCTGGCCGTGCGCCGCCCGCTGCCGGACCCGCCGGCCGAGGTCGCCGCCCTGGACGGGGACTTCGTGGTCCTGCACCCGGGGGCCTCCGTGCCCTCGCGCGGGCTGACCCCCGGCCACGCCGGGTCCCTGGCGGCGGGACTGGCCGCCGCCGGCCACGCCGTCGTCGTCACCGGCGGGCCGGGGGAGAGGGAGCTCGCCGCCGCCACCGCGGCCGCCGCCCGCGCCGCCGTCCCCGGCGCGACCGTGCTCGACCTCGCCGGGCGCACCGACCTGCCCGGCCTGGCCGCGGTGCTGGACGCCGCCCGGTGCACCGTCGTCGGCAACACCGGCCCCGCCCACCTGGCCGCGGCCGTGGGCACCCCGGTCGTCTCCCTCTTCTCCCCGGTGGTCCCGCCCGAGCGGTGGGCGCCCTGGGGCGTGCCCGTGGTCCTGCTCGGGGACCAGCAGGCCCCCTGCCGGGACTCCCGCGCCCGGGACTGCCCGGTCCCCGGCCACCCCTGCCTGTCCGGGGTCGGCCCCGACGCCGTGGTCGGAGCCGTCGAGCGGCTGGCCGGGGACCCCGCCCCCGACCCCGAAGGAGGACGCGCGTGCGCATCCTGATCTGGCACGTCCACGGCTCCTGGACCACCTCGTTCGTCCACGGGCCCCACGACTACCTCCTGCCCGTGCTCCCGGACCGCGGCCCCGACGGCCGCGGCCGCGCGCAGACCTGGGACTGGCCCGCCGCCGCCCGCGAGCTGACCCCCGAGCAGCTGGCCGGCGAGGACTTCGACGCGGTCGTGCTCCAGCGCCCGCACGAGGCCGGGCTGCTCGAGCGCTGGACCGGTCGCCGCCCCGGCCGCGACGTGCCGGCCGTCTACGTCGAGCACGACACCCCCCGCGGGCCGGCCGCGACCACCCGCCACCCCATGGCCGGGCGCACGGACGTGCCCGTCGTGCACGTCACCCACTTCAACCGCATGATGTGGGACAACGGCGAGGCCCCCACCGAGGTCGTCGAGCACGGCGTGCTCGACCCCGGCCACCTCTACACGGGGGAGCGCGGGAGCCTCGCCGTGGTCGTCAACGAGCCCGTGCGCCGGTCCCGGATCGCCGGCACCGACCTCGTCGTCGACCTGGGCCGGCAGCTGCCGGTCGAGGTCTACGGCATGGGCATGGCCGAGCTCGCGGCCGCCGCCCCGCACCTGGCCGGGGGCCTGCACGAGAACTACCCCCAGCACCGGCTGCACGCGGCCCTGGGCGCCCACCGGGCCTACTTCCACCCCTACCGGTGGACGAGCCTGGGCCTGGCGCTGCTCGAGGCCATGACCCTGGGGATGCCGGTGCTCGGGCTCGTCACGACCGAGGCCCCCCGGGCGGTCCCGCCGGAGGCGGGGCTGCTCTCCAACGACCCCCGGGCCCTCGCCGCGCAGGCGCGGGCCTGGCTGGCCGATCCCGACGCGGCGGCCGCCGCGGGCAGCGCCGCCCGCGAGCACGCCCTGGCACACTACGGTACGGACCGCTTCCACGCGGACTGGGACCGCATCCTGGAGAAGGTGACAGCATGAGAATCGCAATGGTCTCCGAGCACGCCAGCCCCCTGGCCGCGCTCGGCGGGGTCGACGCCGGGGGGCAGAACGTCTACGTCGCCGCCCTGGCCGAGGGCCTGGCCCGCCGCGGTCACGACGTCAGCGTCTACACCCGCCGCGACGACCCGGCCCTGCCCGAGGTCGTCGAGCAGGCCCCCGGCGTGCGCGTCGTGCACGTGCCCGCCGGGCCCGCCGGGCCGCTGCCCAAGGACGAGCTCGCCCCCTACATGGACGAGTTCGGCCGCTGGCTCGCCCGCGACTGGGCCCGCACCGGCGCCCCCGACCTCGTCCACGCCCACTTCTGGATGTCCGGGCTGGCCGCCCGCCGGGCCGCCGAGGCCCACCGGATCCCCGTGGTGCAGACCTTCCACGCGCTCGGGGCCGTCAAGCGCCGCCACCAGGGCGCCGCCGACACCAGCCCCGCCGGGCGCCTCGCCGCCGAGCACGGGCTGATCACCGGCGCCGACCTCGTCCTGGCCACGTGCCGCGACGAGCGCGCCGAGCTGCTCGCCCTCGGCGGGGACCCCTCCCGCATCGACGTCGTCCCCTGCGGGGTCGACCTCGGGGCCTTCGCCCCCGCCCCGCCGCGCCCGGCCGGGGCCCGCCGGCGGATCCTGGCCCTGGGCCGGCTGGTCGAGCGCAAGGGCGTCGACGTCGCCGTGCGCGCGCTCGCCGAGCTGCCCGGCGCCGAGCTCGTGGTCGCCGGCGGACCCGAGCGCGCCGAGCTCGACCGGGACCCCGAGGCGCTGCGCCTGCGCGCCCTGGCCCGGGAGCTCGGGGTGGCCGACCGGGTGGAGCTGCTCGGCCGGGTGGACCACCGGGACACCGCCGAGCTGCTGGCCGGGGCCGACGTGGTCGCCTGCCTGCCCTGGTACGAGCCCTTCGGGATGGTCCCGCTCGAGGCCATGGCCTGCGCCCGGCCCGTGGTCGGCTCCGCGGTCGGCGGGCTGCTGGACAGCGTCGAGGACGGGGTCACGGGCCTGCTCGTGCCGCCGCGCGACCCCGCCGGGGCCGCGACCGCCCTGCGCGCCCTGCTCGAGGACCCGCAGCGGGCGGCCCGCATGGGCCGGGCCGGCCGCGAGCGCGTCGAGCGGTGCTTCGGCTGGGGGCGGGTCGCCGAGCAGACCGAGCGCTCCTACGAGCGGGTGCTCGAGCGCCACCGCCGGGAGCACCCGCCGCTGCGCGAGCGCACCGAGGCGTGGCTGGGTGCCCACCTCGACGAGCTCGCCGTGGCCGCCCGCGACGCCGCCCAGCACGCCGGCACGGTCGACCGGTGGGGCGCCCGCCTGGCCGGGCTGCTCGGCGCTGGCGGGCGCGTCCTGGCCGCCGGCAACGGCGGCTCCGCCGCCGAGGCCCAGCACTTCACCGCCGAGCTCGTGGGCCGCTTCGTCGAGGAGCGCCGGGCCCTGGCCGCCGTGTGCCTGTCCGCCGAGACCTCGAGCCTGACCGCGATCGTCAACGACTACGGCGCCGAGGAGCTCTTCGCCCGCCAGGTCGCCGCCCACGGCCGGCCCGGGGACGTGCTCGTGCTGCTGTCCACCTCCGGGCGCAGCCCCAACGTGCTCGCCGCCGCCGAGCGGGCCCGCGAGCACGGCCTGACCGTCTGGGCCCTCACCGGTCCGGGCCCCAACCCGCTGGCCGAGCTCGCCGACGAGGCGCTGACCGTGGCCGCCCCGTCCACCTCGGTGATCCAGGAGGTCCACCTGATGCTGCTGCACGCCGTGTGCGCCGCCGTCGACGCCCGGCTGGTCCCACCCGCCCCGGCCCCCGAGGAGCAGGAGGCCCCCGCACCGCGGACGGCCCTGCGGGCGGGGGTGGCATGAGCGCCGCCCGCATCGTCGTGGTCGGCGACGCCCTGCTCGACCGGGACGTCACCGGCACCTCCACCCGCCTGAGCCCCGACGCGCCCGTGCCCGTCGTGGACGCCGACGCCGTCTTCGCCAGCCCCGGCGGGGCCGGGCTCGCGGCCCTGCTGTGCGCCGAGCCCCCGGCCGTGGGCTCCGTGCCCGCCCGGGCGCAGGTGACCCTGCTCGCCCCCGTCGCCGCGGACGCCGCCGGGGCCGAGCTGGCCGCCGCCCTCGGCGAGGTCGCCCTCGAGCGGCTGGGCCACGAGGGCGGGACCCGCACCAAGACCCGCATCCGCAGCTCCGGCCAGACCCTCGTGCGCGTGGACGAGGGCGGGCCGGGCACCCCCGTGGGCGTCACCGCCGAGGCCGTCGCCCGCGTCCTGGCCGGCGCCGACGCCGTGCTCGTCTCCGACTACGGGGGCGGGGTCACCCGGGACCCGGCCGTGCGCCGGGCGCTGACCGACCACGCCCGCACCGGCACGGTCGTGTGGGACCCGCACCCGCGCGGCGGCGAGCCCGTGCCCGGGTGCGCGCTCGTGACCCCCAACGCCGCCGAGGCCGCGGCCGCCGCCGAGCGCCCCGGCGCCGGCCCGCGCGAGCTCGCGCCCGTGCTGCGCGAGCGCTGGGCGGCCCGCGCGGTCGCCGTCACGGCCGGTCCCCGGGGCGCCGTGCTGGCCACCGCCGCCGGCACCGAGCACGTCCCCGCCGCCCCCGTGCGCGACACGGACCCGTGCGGGGCGGGGGACCGCTTCGCCTCGGCCGCGGCCCTGGCCCTGGGCGGGGGCGCCGACGTCACCGCGGCGGTCTCGACCGCGGTGGAGGCCGCCGGTCAGTGGGTCGCCGACGGCGGGGCCGCGACCTTCCGCACCCGCCGTGCGGCCGGCACCGGCGCGGCGCCGGAGCTGCCCCCCGGCGCCGCGGCGCTGCCGCGGGAGGTCCAGGACCTGCTCGTGGAGGTCCGCGGCCGCGGCGGGACGGTGGTGGCCACCGGCGGGTGCTTCGACGTGCTCCACGCCGGGCACATCGCCTCCCTCGACGCCGCCCGGCGCCTGGGCGACGCCCTCGTGGTCCTGCTGAACTCCGACCGGTCCGTGCGCCGGCTCAAGGGGCCCGGACGCCCCGTGGTCGGCCAGGAGGACCGCGCGCGCGTGCTCGCGGCCCTGCGCAGCGTCGACGCCGTGGTCGTCTTCGACGAGGACGACCCCCGCGCCGCCCTCAACGTCCTGCGCCCCGACGTGTGGGTCAAGGGCGGGGACTACACCCCCGAGCAGCTGCCCGAGGCCGCCGACGTCCGGGGCTGGGGCGGGCAGGTCAGCGTCCTGCCCTACCTCTCCGGGCGCTCGACGACCGCGATCCTGCAGCGGGCCGGCCGTGAGGGCTGAGCCCGACGGCATCGGGCCCGGCGACGTCCTGGTCCTGCGCGCCCTCGGCCTCGGCGACGCCCTCACCGGGGTGGCCCCGCTGCGCGGGGTGCGCCGGATGCTGCCCGGCCACCGGCTCGTGCTCGCCGCCCCGGAGGCGATCGGGACGTGGCTGGCCGGGCTCGGCGTGGTCGACGCCGTCCTGCCCACGACCGGGCTCGAACCCCTGCCGCCGCTGCCCGGCGGGCACGTGGCCGTCAACCTCCACGGGCGCGGGCCCCGCAGCCACGAGCTGCTGCGGGCCGGGAACCCCCGGCGCCTCGTCGCCTTCGCCGCGGACGGCCACGACGGGCCCGCCTGGCGCGCCGACGAGCACGAGGTGCACCGGTGGTGCCGGCTGGTCGGCGCCGCCGGGGGCCCGTGCGGCCCGGAGGACCTCCGGCTGCGCGCCCCCGTCCCGGCGCCCGCGCACGCGCCCGTGGTGATCCACCCCGGGGCGGCCTCGGCCGCCCGCCGCTGGCCGGCCCGGCGCTGGCGCCGCGTCGCCGCGGAGCTCACCGCCGGGGGCCGCACCGTGGTGGTCACCGGCTCCGCCGCCGAGGCCCCCCTGGCCGCGGCCGTCGCCGAGGGCCTGGCCGGGGTCCAGGACCGCTGCGGGGACCTGTCCCTCGAGCAGCTGACCGCCACGGTCGGATCGGCCGCCGCGGTGCTCAGCGCCGACACCGGCGTGGCGCACCTGGCCACCGCCCTGGCGGTGCCCTCCGTGGTCCTGTTCGGCCCGACCCCGCCCGCCTGGTGGGGCCCGGCGGTGGACCCCGGCCTGCACACCGTGCTGTGGCACGGCGACCCGCACGCCGGGGCCTGGGGCGACCCGCACGCGGACGTGCTCGACGAGCGCCTCGCCGCGGTGACCGCCGACGAGGTGCTCGCCGCCGTCCGCGCCCTGCTCGAGCGCACCGGTCCGGACCGCCCCGGCCCGGAACCGCCCCGTCCCCGTGGGCCCGGCCGCCGCCCGGCCCTGACCGGCCCGGTCCCGCGCCCGGCACACCCCGACTGAGCCGCCCCCCGCACGTCCCGCATCCCGTCCCACCGACCCGAGGAGCCCCGTGAGCACCACCGACGCCCCGATCCCCGCCCGCACCGTCCGCCGGGCCGTCGTCACCGGCGGCGCCGGCTTCCTGGGCAGCCACCTGTGCACCGAGCTGCGCCGGCGCGAGGTGGAGGTCGTGTGCCTGGACAACTTCCTCACCGGCTCGGCCGCCAACATCGAGCACCTGGTGGGCGACCCCGGCTTCCGGCTCGTCCAGTGCGACATGACCGACTACGTGCACGTGCCCGGGGACGTGGACCTCGTGCTGCACTTCGCCTCCCCGGCCTCGCCGATCGACTACCTCAAGCTGCCCATCCACACCCTCAAGGTCGGCTCGATCGGCACCAACCACGCCCTGGGCCTGGCCAAGGACAAGGGCGCCCGGTTCGTGCTGGCCTCGACCTCCGAGGTCTACGGCGACCCGCAGGTCCACCCCCAGCCGGAGAGCTACTGGGGCCACGTCAACCCGGTGGGCCCGCGCGGGGTCTACGACGAGGCCAAGCGCTACGCCGAGGCGCTCACGGTCGCCTACCGGGCCGAGCACGGGGTGGACACCGCGATCGTGCGGATCTTCAACACCTTCGGGCCGCGCATGCGGCCCTTCGACGGGCGGGCGATCCCGACCTTCATCCGCCAGGCGCTGGCGGGGGAGCCGCTGACGGTGGCCGGGGACGGCTCTCAGACCCGGTCCGTGTGCTACGTCTCCGACCTCGTGCGCGGGATCCTGGCGCTGGCCGACAGCGGGCACAGCGGGCCCATGAACATCGGCAACCCGCACGAGCTGTCCGTGCTGCGCATCGCCGAGGACGTGCTCGCCGCGACCGGCTCGGCCTCGTCCCTCGAGTTCGTCGGCCGCCCGGTCGACGACCCGCAGGTCCGCCGCCCGGACACGACGCTGGCCGCCGAGGTCCTGGGTTGGGCCCCGGAGGTCGCCTGGGAGGAGGGGCTGCGGCGCACCGTCGAGTGGTTCCGCACCGCCCTCGAGGCCAGCGCCGCACCCGCCGCGCACCGCGCCGGCTGACCCGCCCCGCGCCCCGGCGGGACCCGGTGCCGGTCAGTCCAGCGTCGGCACGGAGAGGTAGGCGGTGCGGGCGGCGCCGACCACGCCGGCGGCCGCCCGCAGCGCCGCCGGGACCACCGGGGTGGACAGCCGCAGCAGCGGCAGGAACCGCTCGTGCTGCTCGGACAGCGTCCCGCCCACGACGATCAGGTCGGGGGAGGCGACGAACTCCAGGTGGGCGAGGTAGCGCTGCAGCCGCTGCGCGTAGGCGGGCCAGTCCAGGCCCTCGCGCTCCTTCGCCTCCGCCGAGGCGAGCTGCTCGGCCGGGACCCCGCCCACCTCGAGGTGGCCCAGCTCCAGGTTGGGCACGAGCCGCCCGTCGACGATCATCGCCGAGCCGATGCCGGTGCCCAGGGTCACCAGCAGCACCGTCCCGACCACCGGCCGCCCGTCCGGGTCCCGGCCGGCGCCGTGGTGGGCCTCGGCGATCCCCGCGGCGTCGGCGTCGTTGATCACGTGCACCGGCCGGCCCACCCGCTCGGCCAGGAACCGGTCGGCGGCCAGCCCGACCCACCCCGGGTCGATGTGCGCGGCCGAGCGCGTGGTGCCCTGCCGCACGATCGCCGGCAGGGCCACGCCCACGCTGGCCTCCTCGTCCGGGGCGTGCGGGCCGGCGGCCAGCTCGGCCACCGCCTCGGCCACCACGGCCGCGACCGCCTCCGGGGTCGCGGGCACCGGCGCCGGCACCCGCCGCACCGGGGTCAGCAGCGAGCCCGGGACCGGGTCGACCACCGCGGCGGCCACCTCCGCCCCGCCCACGTCCACGCCGATGTGGAGCCGGTGCAGCGTGGACCAGCCGCTGATGGAATCCCGGCGCCGGCCGTAGCGTGCCATCGTCGTCCTCCTGGTGCAGTCGTTCGTGGTCCGTCCCGTCGGGGTCGGGTTCGTGGGGTGCGGTGCGGGACGCGCGGGTCCGCGCCGCGGGGGGCGGGCCCGCCGTGCGCGGGCGCGGTCCTCAGCTGACGTAGCGCCGGGCTGCGCTGGTGCGCTGGGAGTCCTCGAGGGCGAGGAAGCGGCGCTCGACCCGCTCGGGCAGGGGGCGCCGCTCCCGCAGCACCCACGGCGCCCCGCGCACGGCGTCGAGGACCGCCAGCGCGGTCACCCGGTCGCGCGGGGCCCCGGCCAGCACGTCGCGGCTGCGGCGCAGCGCCGCCCGCAGGGGCCGGCGCAGCCAGATGAACCACAGCGTGTTGCGCAGCCCGTGCCGGCGGCGCAGGTGCGGGTCGCGCACGGTCGAGGCCTGGTGGTGGACGACCACCTCGGGCAGGTGCACGAGCTCCCACCCGGCGGTGGCGAGGTCGGCCGCCAGCAGCTCCTCCTCGCCGCCCAGCCACAGCCGCTCGCTGAAGCCGCCGACCTCCCGGAAGGCCTCCGCGCGCACCACGGAGGCGCCCGCGAGGAAGCTGCCCAGGGCCGGTCCCGGCAGCCAGTCGGGGCCCTCCACGGGGGAGTGCAGCAACTCGGCGTTGATCGCGTCCTCCCGGCCCCCCGGCTCCACGAGGATCCGGCCCGTGACCACCCCCAGGCGGGGGTGGGCCTCGAGCGCGTCGGCGGCCCGGCGCAGCGACCCGGGCTCCCACCACGTGTCGTCGTCGCAGAAGGCGACGTAGGGCGTGTCCACCCGCTCCATCGCGACGTTGCGCCCGACCGCCCCGAGGTTCACGGGGCTGGCCACGAGCTGCGCCCACGGGTGCTGCGCGCGGATCGCCTCGGCCGTGCCGTCGGCGGAGCCGTTGTCCACGACCACCACGTGCGGGGCCTCGGGCAGCTCCCGCAGCCGCGCCAGCGCCAGCAGCGCCTCCTCGCGGCGGTTGTGGGTGATCATCACGACGGCCACCCGGTCGTCGGGGCGTGCGGCGGGATCGGTCACGGGCTCTCCTCGAGGTCGGCGGTGCGGGGTGCGGGGGCGTCCTGCCCATGCAGCCGGGCCAGGGCGGCCTCGGTCGTGGGCGAGACCCGGCGGCGGGCGCGCAGGGCGGCGGGCACGCGCGGCAGCGCGGAGACCAGCCCGCGCCGCCCGCGCGAGCCGGCCCGCAGGGCGCCGGCGGCCTCGCGGGCCACGGCCCGCCACGGGCGGCGCATCAGGGCGGTGAGCAGCCGGCTGCGCACGAGCTCGGCCTGGCGCCGGTCGCCGCTCTCGCGCCGGGGGGAGGGGTGGTGGTGGGCGCGGACCTCGGGGACGTAGGCCAGCCGCCAGCCCGCGTCGAAGAGGTCGAGGGCCACCCGCTCCTCCTCCCCGGGGAAGCGCACGACGTCGTCGAAGCCGCCCACGGCCAGGAACGCCGAGCGGCGCACGATCGCCCCGCAGCCCACGAAGCCCAGCAGGGCCGGGCCGGGGCACCCGGCCGGGATGCCCAGCGGGGAGGCGGCGAGCACGGCGTTGAGCGGGTCGGGGCGCTCCTGCGGGCCCACGGCGATCGAGCCGGCGATCAGGCCCACCCGAGGGTGGGCGTCGAGCACCGCGGCGGCGCGGGCCAGGGCGCCGGGGGCCCACCACGAGTCGTCGTCGGCGAAGGCCACGTACGGGGTGCGGGCCGCGCGGACCCCGACGGTGCGGGCCACGGCCCCCGCGTTGCGCGGCAGCGCCACGACCTGCACGTCCGGGCGGGCGGCACGCACGGCCTCGGCCGTGCCGTCCTCCGAGGCGTTGTCGACGACGACGACGGGGCCCTCGTGGTGGTGCAGGTGGGCGAGCAGCTCCTCGCGGCGGTTGCGGGTGGCCACGACCACGGTCACCCGCGCGGCGCCCTCGTGCGCGGGGCTCAT carries:
- a CDS encoding glycosyltransferase, translating into MRIAMVSEHASPLAALGGVDAGGQNVYVAALAEGLARRGHDVSVYTRRDDPALPEVVEQAPGVRVVHVPAGPAGPLPKDELAPYMDEFGRWLARDWARTGAPDLVHAHFWMSGLAARRAAEAHRIPVVQTFHALGAVKRRHQGAADTSPAGRLAAEHGLITGADLVLATCRDERAELLALGGDPSRIDVVPCGVDLGAFAPAPPRPAGARRRILALGRLVERKGVDVAVRALAELPGAELVVAGGPERAELDRDPEALRLRALARELGVADRVELLGRVDHRDTAELLAGADVVACLPWYEPFGMVPLEAMACARPVVGSAVGGLLDSVEDGVTGLLVPPRDPAGAATALRALLEDPQRAARMGRAGRERVERCFGWGRVAEQTERSYERVLERHRREHPPLRERTEAWLGAHLDELAVAARDAAQHAGTVDRWGARLAGLLGAGGRVLAAGNGGSAAEAQHFTAELVGRFVEERRALAAVCLSAETSSLTAIVNDYGAEELFARQVAAHGRPGDVLVLLSTSGRSPNVLAAAERAREHGLTVWALTGPGPNPLAELADEALTVAAPSTSVIQEVHLMLLHAVCAAVDARLVPPAPAPEEQEAPAPRTALRAGVA
- a CDS encoding glycosyltransferase family 9 protein codes for the protein MRAEPDGIGPGDVLVLRALGLGDALTGVAPLRGVRRMLPGHRLVLAAPEAIGTWLAGLGVVDAVLPTTGLEPLPPLPGGHVAVNLHGRGPRSHELLRAGNPRRLVAFAADGHDGPAWRADEHEVHRWCRLVGAAGGPCGPEDLRLRAPVPAPAHAPVVIHPGAASAARRWPARRWRRVAAELTAGGRTVVVTGSAAEAPLAAAVAEGLAGVQDRCGDLSLEQLTATVGSAAAVLSADTGVAHLATALAVPSVVLFGPTPPAWWGPAVDPGLHTVLWHGDPHAGAWGDPHADVLDERLAAVTADEVLAAVRALLERTGPDRPGPEPPRPRGPGRRPALTGPVPRPAHPD
- a CDS encoding UDP-glucuronic acid decarboxylase family protein; the protein is MSTTDAPIPARTVRRAVVTGGAGFLGSHLCTELRRREVEVVCLDNFLTGSAANIEHLVGDPGFRLVQCDMTDYVHVPGDVDLVLHFASPASPIDYLKLPIHTLKVGSIGTNHALGLAKDKGARFVLASTSEVYGDPQVHPQPESYWGHVNPVGPRGVYDEAKRYAEALTVAYRAEHGVDTAIVRIFNTFGPRMRPFDGRAIPTFIRQALAGEPLTVAGDGSQTRSVCYVSDLVRGILALADSGHSGPMNIGNPHELSVLRIAEDVLAATGSASSLEFVGRPVDDPQVRRPDTTLAAEVLGWAPEVAWEEGLRRTVEWFRTALEASAAPAAHRAG
- a CDS encoding glycosyltransferase, whose protein sequence is MRILIWHVHGSWTTSFVHGPHDYLLPVLPDRGPDGRGRAQTWDWPAAARELTPEQLAGEDFDAVVLQRPHEAGLLERWTGRRPGRDVPAVYVEHDTPRGPAATTRHPMAGRTDVPVVHVTHFNRMMWDNGEAPTEVVEHGVLDPGHLYTGERGSLAVVVNEPVRRSRIAGTDLVVDLGRQLPVEVYGMGMAELAAAAPHLAGGLHENYPQHRLHAALGAHRAYFHPYRWTSLGLALLEAMTLGMPVLGLVTTEAPRAVPPEAGLLSNDPRALAAQARAWLADPDAAAAAGSAAREHALAHYGTDRFHADWDRILEKVTA
- a CDS encoding glycosyltransferase family 9 protein, with product MGRILAVRLDSDGDVLLTGPAVRALARLGPVDLLASPAGAAAARLLPDVAEVLVHAAPWSGFRPPAVDREATLALVEELAGRGYDLAVVFTSYHQSPLPMALLARLAGIGRVVGTSEDYPGSLLDVRHRRADPPGGGHEVEAAVELAVAAGAPAPAGAGLRLAVRRPLPDPPAEVAALDGDFVVLHPGASVPSRGLTPGHAGSLAAGLAAAGHAVVVTGGPGERELAAATAAAARAAVPGATVLDLAGRTDLPGLAAVLDAARCTVVGNTGPAHLAAAVGTPVVSLFSPVVPPERWAPWGVPVVLLGDQQAPCRDSRARDCPVPGHPCLSGVGPDAVVGAVERLAGDPAPDPEGGRACAS
- a CDS encoding HAD-IIIA family hydrolase; this encodes MTAAAGGTPAPASYAVVIPSVGRPTLQWLLDTLSAQDVDAAHPGPLEVVVVDDRPGDVAPLTPAVPETVAWSVRTVRGHGRGPAAARNRGWRAARRSGAEWIAFLDDDVELPAGWARALAEDLAACGPRVGATQGRIDVPLPGTRRPTDWERNTASLERADWATADMAYRVATLEAVDGFDERFPRAYREDADLALRVRRAGWELVRGQRRITHPVRPADDLVSLRVQAGNADDALMRRLHGPDWRTAAQAPPGGFRWHVATVAALGTAAAGAGTALAAAAAGRRGAVRPALTAAAAGAAAWGWLTGRFLLLRTAPGPRPGDDGFLPELSRMARTSAAIPPAAVRHRVSGWWRHRRTGPWPVPVRAVLFDRDGTLVHDVPYNGDPELVALVPGAREAVAAARAAGCRVGVVSNQSGIGRGLLTRAQVDAVNARVAELLGPFDTWQVCPHAPEDRCACRKPAPGMVRAAAAELGVDPAECVLIGDIGADVEAARAAGARSVLVPTPVTRPEEVAAAPEVAATLTEAVAAALGGPAPGAHGAAAPGLEVPAPAGRG
- the rfaE2 gene encoding D-glycero-beta-D-manno-heptose 1-phosphate adenylyltransferase, with the protein product MSAARIVVVGDALLDRDVTGTSTRLSPDAPVPVVDADAVFASPGGAGLAALLCAEPPAVGSVPARAQVTLLAPVAADAAGAELAAALGEVALERLGHEGGTRTKTRIRSSGQTLVRVDEGGPGTPVGVTAEAVARVLAGADAVLVSDYGGGVTRDPAVRRALTDHARTGTVVWDPHPRGGEPVPGCALVTPNAAEAAAAAERPGAGPRELAPVLRERWAARAVAVTAGPRGAVLATAAGTEHVPAAPVRDTDPCGAGDRFASAAALALGGGADVTAAVSTAVEAAGQWVADGGAATFRTRRAAGTGAAPELPPGAAALPREVQDLLVEVRGRGGTVVATGGCFDVLHAGHIASLDAARRLGDALVVLLNSDRSVRRLKGPGRPVVGQEDRARVLAALRSVDAVVVFDEDDPRAALNVLRPDVWVKGGDYTPEQLPEAADVRGWGGQVSVLPYLSGRSTTAILQRAGREG